The DNA sequence AGCTCTTGCTGGGGACTCAGACCCTTTTCGGCCTTTTGGGCCTCATACTCCGCTATGGCCTGCTGGTAGGCATACTGAAAGAAATAGTTATCGCCCTTCGATTTTTTGTCTTGACCGGCCATACAAGTGAATACCAGTATAAAAACAGCCCATAAAGTAGATTTCATGATCTTCATCTTAAAAAAATCTCGGTGAATCTATTTGTTTGGGTTTCCCCTTTAATTTATTCTTGTTTTTACTGCCCTTTGTACGGGAACCACCATCACCACGGCCTAAGTAAAATTTCAATATGGCCTCGTGGGAGCCGCCACTGAAATCACCCAATCCGTTGGTATTGTAATCATACGAATAACCCAAGAACATGCCGTTCGAAATCTGGAAACCTGCCAAACCACTAAAGGCGTTGTCGAAACGATAAGCGGCCCCAATGGTCAATGCATCGATGAACTGAAAGTTCGCCGATAGATTTACATTTACCGGAGCACCGCTTATGGCATTTACTAAAAAAGCGGGTTTGAACTTTGTACGGTCTGACAAATCAAAAACATAACCCCCAATGAAGTTATATTGCATTTTTTCGGTTACCAAGGTCGCCACTTCATCATCCAATAACGCATTGGTCAAAAAGTTGGGAATGGAAAGCCCTAAATACCAATTGTCATCATACATAAAAGTACCCGCACCAATGGTCGGATTGAAATTGTTCAACTCTTGTTGCGTGATTACGGGTTCATTCGGATTCTGAAGATTGCCTTTTGATAAATCTATATCGAAAATTGCACCGCCCACGTCTATACCAAAAGACAGTTTTGCGGTTTCAGAGATATTGACCTGATACGAATATGATATATCAACGAAAGTCTGTGTGACAGGGCCCAGTGCATCGCTTATGGCATTGATTCCTATACCCATTTTCTCGTTTCTCAAGGGGAAGTTTCCCCCAAATCGAAAATTTCTGGGTGCGCCGGGTATATCTATCCATTGACTTCGATACAAGCCAGAAATCTCGGCATTTTCAACCGTGCCCACATAAGCCGGATTGAAACTACCTATATTGTACATGTATTGGGTGTACTGCGGTTCAATTTGGGCATTACACAATATCACTGCTTGTAGCATTACAAACAGCAGTAATAGTGGTTTTTTCAATGCACTCTCCATGAACAAGTCAGATTATCGTATGATTTGAATCCAGCCCTTGGTCGGTTCTGACCCATCACCTAGATCCAAAATATAAAAGTACGTGCCTTTGGGCAAATTGCCATTAGTTCCAGTACCATCCCAAGTGCTATCATAGCCTGAGGCGCTGTACACGCTATTGCCGAAACGATCGAACACCTCAAAGGTATTGTTCGGAAAATCTTGGTGGCAATTCAATACCAAAAAGTCATTTATACCATCGCCGTTGGGCGAAAATATGTTGCAAATGGTACCACAGTCTTCACAGGGGCTTCTCCCTATCCTTATCTCTACCGTTGAAGTGTTGTTTGTTTCATCGGCATCCAACGGAAAGGAATCAAGCAATAGGGCAGTGTTCTGCAAATCGCCCGCTACAACCACTGTTATGGTAATTTCTAACGTGTTGGATTCTTCGGGCAGTATTTCATCTATCTGCCAAACCCCTGTAATTGGATCGTACGTTCCTGTTGAAGCCTGATGGGATTCATAATCAAATCCTTCGACCAATACATCTTGAACCGAAACGTTGATGATGCGATCCATGGTCAAATTCGTAAGTGTTATGGTAAAGGTTATCTCTTCACCCAACAACGGAATGGCGTTGTCAACTTCTTTCAACACTTCCAAATCGATGGGTTCTGCATCACAATCGGGCGTCAAGAAAGGGTCACAGTTATCCAAAGGATCGCTGGCACGATCGGGAACTGCGGTTGTGCTTGGGTCATCGACCACCAAAACCTCTTCGCCATCGGTGAGTCCATCGTCATCGGTATCAGGGTCATTTGGGTCGGTGCCCAAATCGATTTCCTCTCCATTGGTCAAGCCATCACCATCGGTATCTACTATACAATCGTTTACTGTTATGGATACTTCTACTGATTGGTCGGTACAAGGGGGTTGTGCCGTATTGGTTGTAAAGGTAAATACGTAATCCCCATCGGGCAACCCTTCAAAATTCACTTGATTTTGATCATCGATAATCACATCGCCTCCTGAAGGATCAGTGGTAATGGTCCAAGTGCCAGGGTCAGCTCCGGTCAACGTATCATCTAAATCAATAAGGGTAGGTCCACCATTTCCCGCCACATTACAGGCAACCGTATTGGTCGGTACACCAGGGTTGGGCTCATCGTTGACCGTGGCCACTACTTCAACTCTCTCTGAGTCACAGCCATTTGCGGTCGCTTCAACATAAAAAGAAGTGGTTGCTGAAATACTGGGAGTGACAAAAGAGGTACCCGTGCCTAAAATGGCGCCCCCTGTAGCGACATCATACCAATTCAAGGTGCCCCCTTGACTTGCCGTAGCTGAAAGGGTCACCGTACCCTCACCACATCGCTCACCACCCTCGGTGCTTTCGACTGTTGGTGTACGGTTCAGCACCAATGTTATCTCTAAGGTCGGGCTCGCGCAGTTATTCGCTTCATCGAAGAAAAATCCGAAATAGGTGCCGGGAGCACTTACTTGACCGCTTCTATGTGCCGAGGTTACCAATGGGTCAGGATTGGTGCTCCAGGTCAATACGCTGCCAGCAGGAGCTGAATTGGTCACATAATCGTCTAAATCAACATCGATCGAGTCACAGAAGTTTGTGGGCTGGGAAGTATCTAACGTAGGGGCGGTAGTACCCGCATCGCAAGGCAAGGCACAATCGGTTACAGAAACGGTCAAATTGACCGACTCATCGATACAAGGTGCCTGTGCCCCTGAAGTGGTAAACGTAAACACATAATTGCCATCAGGAAGCCCCGAGAAATTGATGATGTTACCCGGTAATAATATGACACCACCTCCAGAGGGGTCGGTGGTTATGGCCCATGTTCCGGCATCTTCACCTGTCAATTGATCATCGAGATCTACAATGCTATTACCATTAGCTGGCACACTGCAGGCCGCAGTATTGCTAGGTGTACCTGTGGAAGGCGTTGTGTTCAACACCAAGGTCACCGAAAGTGTCGGACTTGCGCAGTCGTTCACATTGTCCCAATAAAATCCGTAATAGGTATCCGGGGCATCGGTCACTACACTATTTGCCAAATGGGCGCCCGTATTTGAGGGATCGGGATCGGTACTCCATCTCAACTCTGCATCTGTAGGAAGGATGCTGACCACATAGTCATCCAACTCTTTTATAAAAGTGTCACAAAAAGATGTGGGTTCATCTGCATCCAATACCGGGGCATCACTACCTGCAGCACAGCTGTCATCATCTTGTATCACCCCCAAACCTGTGTCATCTGAAAAAGTCACCGATGCATTTGATGGTGCAGACAAGATAACGGTAAAATCTTCTGAACTTGGCGTTTCAATAACATTGTCATTCAATATACCAACTGAAATGTTCTTGGTTTCGGTATCATTGCCATTAAAGGTCAATTGCGCAGCATTTGCCGTATAATCAGATCCGGCTATCGCCGTGCCATTAGCTGTGGTGTATGATACGGTAAAACTACTAGAAACGCCCCCGGTCAAGGTCACGGTAAATATGGCATCACCATCACTCTCATCAACCGTCACATCATTGATGGACAGGGTAGCTGTATCGTTATCGGCAATGGTCACCGTGGCCTGATCGTCAGGTGCCGTCGCCACCGCATAGCTCGTGCCCGTCGCTAGGGTGAGCGTCACGGTCTCAGTGGGCTCAACCGTGCTGTCATCAACCGGGGTGACCGTCACCGTGGCCTGTTGCTGGCCATTGGCAATCGCAACGCTGGTGCCCAGCGCCGCATAGTCGGCGCCCGTGGCCGTACCGCCCACAGTGTAGTTCACCGTGATCGCGGAACCCGTGTTGTTCACCTGGTCAAGGCCTATAGTGAACTCGCCCGTCTGGTTCGAGGGGGTGTTCTCGGCGGCGTCGGCATCGCTGGCCGCCACCGTGGCCGTAAAGGAGTCGTTGTCGGCTATGGTCACCGTGGCCTCGTTGTCGGGGGCCGTCGCCACCGCATAGCCCGTGCCCGTTGCAAGGGTGAGCGTCACGGTCTCAGTGGGCTCAACCGTGCTGTCATCAACCGGGGTGACCGTCACCGTGGCCTGTTGCTGGCCATTGGCAATCGCAACGCTGGTGCCCAGCGCCGCATAGTCGGCGCCCGTGGCCGTACCGCCCACAGTGTAGTTCACCGTGATCGCGGAACCCGTGTTGTTCACCTGGTCAAGGCCTATCGTGAACTCGCCCGTCTGGTTCGAGGGGGTGTTCTCGGCGGCGTCGGCATCGCTGGCCGTCACCGTGGCAGTGAACGCGTCGTCATTGTTTATCGTGCCCACCCCCGTGCCGTCCGTAATGGTGCCGTTCGTCGCCCCGCTCAGCGTAACGTTGAAGGTCTCGTTGGCCTCAACGTCGGTATCACCGTTGACCGTTACCGTCACCGTGGTGCTGGGGTCTCCGTCATCTATGGTGCCACTACCGCCGACGATGGCCACATAGTCAACCCCCGCAGTCGCATTGCCGCCGCCGGTGTTCACCGTGAAATCTATGTCCTCGAACGCGTTGGCCCCGCCGTCGACGCTTACCGTGAAGACAAAGTCGGTCGTGCCCCCGTTGCCCTCTGCAAGGGCGACGTCGTCGATGCTTATCGATTGGCTGTCGTCATTGTTTATCGTGCCCACCCCCGTGCCGTCCGTAATGGTGCCGTTCGTCGCCCCGCTCAGCGTAACGTTGAAGGTCTCGTTGGCCTCAACGTCGGTATCACCGTTGACCGTTACCGTCACCGTGGTGCTGGGGTCTCCGTCCAGTATCGTGCCGCTGCCGCCGACGATGGCCACATAGTCAACCCCCGCAGTCGCATTGCCGCCGCCGGTGTTCACCGTGAAATCTATGTCCTCGAACGCGTTGGCCCCGCCGTCGACGCTTACCGTGAAGACAAAGTCGGTCGTGCCCCCGTTGCCCTCTGCAAGGGCGACGTCGTCGATGCTTATCGATTGGCTGTCGTCATTGTTTATCGTGCCCACCCCCGTGCCGTCCGTAATGGTGCCGTTCGTCGCCCCGCTCAGCGTAACGTTGAAGGTCTCGTTGGCCTCAACGTCGGTATCACCGTTGACCGTTACCGTCACCGTGGTGCTGGGGTCTCCGTCCAGTATCGTGCCGCTGCCGCCGACGATGGCCACATAGTCAACCCCCGCAGTCGCATTGCCGCCGCCGGTGTTCACCGTGAAATCTATGTCGCCGAACGCGTTGGCCCCGCCGTCCACGCTTACCGTGAAGACAAAGTCGGTCGTGCCCCCGTTGCCCTCTGCAAGGGCGACGTCGTCGATGCTTATCGATTGGCTGTCGTCATTGTTTATCGTGCCCACCCCCGTGCCGTCCGTAATGGTGCCGTTCGTCGCCCCGCTCAGCGTAACGTTGAAGGTCTCGTTGGCCTCAACGTCGGTATCACCGTTGACCGTTACCGTCACCGTGGTGCTGGGGTCTCCGTCCAGTATCGTGCCGCTGCCGCCGACGATGGCCACATAGTCAACCCCCGCAGTCGCATTGCCGCCGCCGGTGTTCACCGTGAAATCTATGTCGCCGAACGCGTTGGCCCCGCCGTCCACGCTTACCGTGAAGACAAAGTCGGTCGTGCCCCCGTTGCCCTCCGAAAGGGCGACGTCGTCGATGCTTATCGATTGGCTGTCGTCATTGTTTATCGTGCCCACCCCCGTGCCGTCCGTAATGGTGCCGTTCGTCGCCCCGCTCAGCGTAACGTTGAAGGTCTCGTTGGCCTCAACGTCGGTATCACCGTTGACCGTTACCGTCACCGTGGTGCTGGGGTCTCCGTCCAGTATCGTGCCGCTGCCGCCGACGATGGCCACATAGTCAACCCCCGCAGTCGCATTGCCGCCGCCGGTGTTCACCGTGAAATCTATGTCGCCGAACGCGTTGGCCCCGCCGTCCACGCTTACCGTGAAGACAAAGTCGGTCGTGCCCCCGTTGCCCTCCGAAAGGGCGACGTCGTCGATGCTTATCGATTGGCTGTCGTCATTGTTTATCGTGCCCACCCCCGTGCCGTCCGTAATGGTGCCGTTCGTCGCCCCGCTCAGCGTAACGTTGAAGGTCTCGTTGGCCTCAACGTCGGTATCACCGTTGACCGTTACCGTCACCGTGGTGCTGGGGTCTCCGTCCAGTATCGTGCCGCTGCCGCCGACGATGGCCACATAGTCAACCCCCGCAGTCGCATTGCCGCCGCCGGTGTTCACCGTGAAATCTATGTCGCCGAACGCGTTGGCCCCGCCGTCCACGCTTACCGTGAAGACAAAGTCGGTCGTGCCCCCGTTGCCCTCCGAAAGGGCTACATCGTCTATACTTATATCATTTTGACCAAAACCAGATAAACCTACTAGAAAAAGAAGGATGAAAACAGTTATTTGTAGGGAATCTTTTTCTCTAAAGAAGCCAAAATTCCTTAAGTAGGACCCTATTTGTTTTGTTAGATTGTGGACCAAAACCTTGTATTCTTTTCAGTATTTGGGGAACGCCAATATTACTAAAATTCAAATGATTGTACCAACATAAAGGATTAAATCTAAGTTTCCTTGGATAAAATACCTAATTGCCTGAGCATATGGTTCTAACCCAACTGAGCGGAACTCGTTTCCATGGTGGAATCAATCTTTCTGACCAAACCTTGGAGTACTTTTCCCGGGCCTACTTCCACAAAGCTTTTGGCACCATCGGCGATCATATTTTGAACACTCTGCGTCCATTTTACGGGAGCTGTCAACTGGGCAATGAGGTTTTCCTTTATTTCTTTGGACACCGTAACGGCCTTTGTGGTCACATTTTGATAGACCGGACAACTTGGTTCATTGAAATTTGTTTCGTCTATAGCTGCTGCCAATTCTTCTCTGGCGGGTTGCATCAATGGTGAATGGAATGCCCCTCCCACCGGAAGCACCAATGCTCTTCTGGCTCCGGCTTCCTTCAGTTTTTCACAGGCAGTGTTCACGGCATCGACTTCCCCAGAAATGACCAATTGCCCCGGACAATTATAATTCGCAGGCACAACGATCCCTTCGGTTTCGGCACATATCTTTTCTACCACGGCGTCTTCCAATCCCAATACGGCAGCCATGGTGCTCGGTTGGTTCTCACAGGCCTTTTGCATCGCCATGGCACGTTGTGAGACCAGTTTGAGCCCATCTTCAAAATCTAAGGCA is a window from the Muricauda sp. SCSIO 65647 genome containing:
- the fabD gene encoding ACP S-malonyltransferase, which gives rise to MKAYIFPGQGAQFVGMGLDLYENHSEAQELFERANDILGFSITDIMFEGTADDLKQTKVTQPAIFLHSVILGKALGDSFKPDMVAGHSLGEFSALVANGALDFEDGLKLVSQRAMAMQKACENQPSTMAAVLGLEDAVVEKICAETEGIVVPANYNCPGQLVISGEVDAVNTACEKLKEAGARRALVLPVGGAFHSPLMQPAREELAAAIDETNFNEPSCPVYQNVTTKAVTVSKEIKENLIAQLTAPVKWTQSVQNMIADGAKSFVEVGPGKVLQGLVRKIDSTMETSSAQLG
- a CDS encoding Calx-beta domain-containing protein, whose translation is MVHNLTKQIGSYLRNFGFFREKDSLQITVFILLFLVGLSGFGQNDISIDDVALSEGNGGTTDFVFTVSVDGGANAFGDIDFTVNTGGGNATAGVDYVAIVGGSGTILDGDPSTTVTVTVNGDTDVEANETFNVTLSGATNGTITDGTGVGTINNDDSQSISIDDVALSEGNGGTTDFVFTVSVDGGANAFGDIDFTVNTGGGNATAGVDYVAIVGGSGTILDGDPSTTVTVTVNGDTDVEANETFNVTLSGATNGTITDGTGVGTINNDDSQSISIDDVALSEGNGGTTDFVFTVSVDGGANAFGDIDFTVNTGGGNATAGVDYVAIVGGSGTILDGDPSTTVTVTVNGDTDVEANETFNVTLSGATNGTITDGTGVGTINNDDSQSISIDDVALAEGNGGTTDFVFTVSVDGGANAFGDIDFTVNTGGGNATAGVDYVAIVGGSGTILDGDPSTTVTVTVNGDTDVEANETFNVTLSGATNGTITDGTGVGTINNDDSQSISIDDVALAEGNGGTTDFVFTVSVDGGANAFEDIDFTVNTGGGNATAGVDYVAIVGGSGTILDGDPSTTVTVTVNGDTDVEANETFNVTLSGATNGTITDGTGVGTINNDDSQSISIDDVALAEGNGGTTDFVFTVSVDGGANAFEDIDFTVNTGGGNATAGVDYVAIVGGSGTIDDGDPSTTVTVTVNGDTDVEANETFNVTLSGATNGTITDGTGVGTINNDDAFTATVTASDADAAENTPSNQTGEFTIGLDQVNNTGSAITVNYTVGGTATGADYAALGTSVAIANGQQQATVTVTPVDDSTVEPTETVTLTLATGTGYAVATAPDNEATVTIADNDSFTATVAASDADAAENTPSNQTGEFTIGLDQVNNTGSAITVNYTVGGTATGADYAALGTSVAIANGQQQATVTVTPVDDSTVEPTETVTLTLATGTSYAVATAPDDQATVTIADNDTATLSINDVTVDESDGDAIFTVTLTGGVSSSFTVSYTTANGTAIAGSDYTANAAQLTFNGNDTETKNISVGILNDNVIETPSSEDFTVILSAPSNASVTFSDDTGLGVIQDDDSCAAGSDAPVLDADEPTSFCDTFIKELDDYVVSILPTDAELRWSTDPDPSNTGAHLANSVVTDAPDTYYGFYWDNVNDCASPTLSVTLVLNTTPSTGTPSNTAACSVPANGNSIVDLDDQLTGEDAGTWAITTDPSGGGVILLPGNIINFSGLPDGNYVFTFTTSGAQAPCIDESVNLTVSVTDCALPCDAGTTAPTLDTSQPTNFCDSIDVDLDDYVTNSAPAGSVLTWSTNPDPLVTSAHRSGQVSAPGTYFGFFFDEANNCASPTLEITLVLNRTPTVESTEGGERCGEGTVTLSATASQGGTLNWYDVATGGAILGTGTSFVTPSISATTSFYVEATANGCDSERVEVVATVNDEPNPGVPTNTVACNVAGNGGPTLIDLDDTLTGADPGTWTITTDPSGGDVIIDDQNQVNFEGLPDGDYVFTFTTNTAQPPCTDQSVEVSITVNDCIVDTDGDGLTNGEEIDLGTDPNDPDTDDDGLTDGEEVLVVDDPSTTAVPDRASDPLDNCDPFLTPDCDAEPIDLEVLKEVDNAIPLLGEEITFTITLTNLTMDRIINVSVQDVLVEGFDYESHQASTGTYDPITGVWQIDEILPEESNTLEITITVVVAGDLQNTALLLDSFPLDADETNNTSTVEIRIGRSPCEDCGTICNIFSPNGDGINDFLVLNCHQDFPNNTFEVFDRFGNSVYSASGYDSTWDGTGTNGNLPKGTYFYILDLGDGSEPTKGWIQIIR
- a CDS encoding type IX secretion system membrane protein PorP/SprF, whose product is MESALKKPLLLLFVMLQAVILCNAQIEPQYTQYMYNIGSFNPAYVGTVENAEISGLYRSQWIDIPGAPRNFRFGGNFPLRNEKMGIGINAISDALGPVTQTFVDISYSYQVNISETAKLSFGIDVGGAIFDIDLSKGNLQNPNEPVITQQELNNFNPTIGAGTFMYDDNWYLGLSIPNFLTNALLDDEVATLVTEKMQYNFIGGYVFDLSDRTKFKPAFLVNAISGAPVNVNLSANFQFIDALTIGAAYRFDNAFSGLAGFQISNGMFLGYSYDYNTNGLGDFSGGSHEAILKFYLGRGDGGSRTKGSKNKNKLKGKPKQIDSPRFF